Proteins encoded together in one Defluviimonas aquaemixtae window:
- a CDS encoding SRPBCC family protein: MKFSTREDIEAPADTVFDALSNFERFERAAIKRGADVARLDPLAEVAPGLGWSIRAPVRGRMRRVMCEMTGFDRPNGMVFSAESKGFLMELKLRLVMLSQARTRLGVEFEIRPRGLTSRLLLQSARINKASYARRFEARVQKFASEVELRHLGARTS; the protein is encoded by the coding sequence GTGAAGTTCTCGACGAGAGAGGATATCGAGGCGCCGGCCGATACGGTCTTTGACGCGCTGTCGAATTTCGAGCGGTTCGAGCGTGCGGCCATCAAGCGCGGCGCGGACGTCGCGCGCCTCGACCCCTTGGCGGAGGTTGCCCCGGGGCTTGGCTGGAGCATTCGCGCGCCTGTGCGCGGCAGGATGCGGCGCGTTATGTGCGAGATGACCGGGTTCGACCGACCGAACGGCATGGTGTTCAGCGCCGAGAGCAAAGGCTTCCTGATGGAGCTGAAGCTGCGCCTAGTCATGCTGTCGCAGGCGCGAACACGGCTTGGAGTGGAGTTCGAGATCCGGCCGCGCGGACTGACCTCCCGCCTTCTCTTGCAGTCGGCGCGGATCAACAAGGCGAGCTATGCGCGCCGCTTCGAGGCCCGTGTCCAGAAATTCGCCTCCGAGGTGGAACTGCGACACCTCGGCGCGCGGACGTCCTGA
- the nudC gene encoding NAD(+) diphosphatase: protein MRHAESVTFGGSGFDRAAWLRPKPDELRALLGTDEARILPVWRGKPLIAGSAAGWLAVGHPVFAAAGEAQVFLGLDNGAARFAADISGWEPEAGEMPVDSVFFDPTEQHHPKLPEDHRFAELRNVMATLRPRDAELVATAKALIGWHQNHLFCSCCGSPSEVADGGWLRRCPACGAPHFPRTDPVVIMLITRGNHTLLGRSPGWPEGIFSCLAGFMEPGETLEAAVRREVAEETGILVGAVRYLASQPWPYPSSLMIGCEGIATSHEITLDPVELEHALWLTREEVAQVLAGDHPTLRPPRAGAIAGFLLSNWVADRLD from the coding sequence ATGCGGCATGCTGAGTCGGTGACGTTCGGCGGGTCAGGGTTCGACCGTGCCGCCTGGCTGCGGCCCAAGCCGGACGAACTGCGTGCCCTGCTAGGCACCGACGAGGCGCGAATCTTACCGGTCTGGCGCGGCAAGCCGCTGATCGCGGGCAGCGCTGCGGGCTGGCTGGCGGTCGGGCATCCCGTCTTTGCCGCGGCTGGCGAGGCGCAGGTGTTTCTGGGGCTCGACAACGGGGCGGCGCGGTTCGCCGCCGACATCTCTGGCTGGGAACCCGAGGCGGGCGAGATGCCGGTCGATAGCGTGTTCTTCGACCCCACCGAGCAACACCACCCGAAGCTGCCCGAGGACCATCGCTTCGCCGAGCTGCGCAACGTCATGGCGACGCTCAGACCGCGCGACGCCGAACTTGTGGCGACGGCGAAGGCGCTGATCGGCTGGCATCAGAATCACCTTTTCTGCTCGTGCTGCGGCAGCCCGAGCGAGGTGGCAGATGGCGGCTGGCTGCGCCGCTGCCCAGCCTGCGGCGCGCCGCATTTCCCGCGCACCGACCCGGTGGTCATTATGCTGATCACGCGCGGCAACCACACGCTTCTCGGCCGGTCGCCCGGCTGGCCGGAGGGGATATTTTCCTGCCTTGCCGGCTTCATGGAGCCGGGCGAGACGCTCGAGGCGGCGGTCCGGCGCGAAGTGGCCGAAGAGACCGGAATTCTGGTGGGCGCCGTGCGCTACCTCGCGAGCCAGCCGTGGCCCTATCCGTCCTCGCTCATGATCGGGTGCGAAGGGATAGCGACAAGCCACGAGATCACGCTCGACCCCGTCGAGCTTGAACACGCGCTATGGCTGACTCGCGAGGAGGTGGCGCAGGTGCTCGCCGGCGATCATCCGACGCTCCGCCCCCCGCGCGCGGGCGCGATCGCGGGGTTTCTCCTGTCCAACTGGGTTGCGGACCGGCTGGATTGA
- a CDS encoding prephenate dehydratase: MTGRIAFQGEPGAYSHEACRKAYPSLEALPCATFEDTIETVRKGDADYAMLPVENSTYGRVADIHHLLPESGLHIIAETFVRVHINLLAVSGTRLEDVEGAMSHTVLLGQCRQFLGRHGLKPVTGADTAGSARHVAELGDPKLAALASELAGEIYGLDVLGRHIEDRAHNTTRFLVMAREPDFKRRGEAGMMTTFVFRVRNIPAALYKAMGGFATNGVNMTKLESYMVDGSFSATQFYADIEGHPDDANVRRALDELDYFTSSMTLLGVYPADPSRH; this comes from the coding sequence ATGACCGGTCGGATCGCTTTCCAGGGAGAGCCCGGAGCCTATTCGCACGAAGCCTGCCGCAAGGCCTATCCGTCGCTCGAGGCGCTGCCCTGCGCCACCTTCGAGGACACGATCGAGACGGTGAGGAAGGGCGACGCCGACTACGCGATGCTGCCCGTCGAGAACTCGACCTACGGCCGCGTCGCCGACATCCACCACCTCCTGCCCGAATCCGGCCTGCACATCATCGCAGAGACCTTCGTGCGCGTGCACATCAACTTGCTCGCCGTGTCTGGGACGCGGCTCGAGGATGTCGAGGGTGCGATGAGCCACACCGTGCTTCTCGGCCAGTGCCGCCAGTTCCTCGGCCGCCACGGCCTGAAACCCGTCACCGGCGCGGACACCGCCGGATCGGCTCGCCACGTCGCCGAACTCGGCGATCCCAAGCTCGCCGCCCTCGCGTCCGAACTCGCGGGCGAAATTTACGGGCTCGACGTCCTCGGCCGCCATATCGAGGACCGCGCCCACAACACGACGCGCTTCCTCGTGATGGCGCGCGAGCCGGATTTCAAGCGCCGCGGCGAAGCGGGCATGATGACGACCTTCGTCTTCCGCGTCCGCAACATCCCGGCCGCGCTCTACAAGGCGATGGGCGGGTTCGCGACGAACGGCGTGAACATGACCAAGCTCGAAAGCTACATGGTCGACGGCTCGTTTTCGGCCACCCAGTTCTATGCCGACATCGAGGGCCATCCCGACGACGCCAACGTGCGCCGCGCGCTCGACGAGCTCGACTACTTCACCTCGTCGATGACGCTTCTCGGCGTCTATCCCGCCGATCCCAGCCGCCACTGA
- a CDS encoding nuclear transport factor 2 family protein codes for MDEEERAIHAVVETYVAGFNRGNKQLLLHALHPRFVSSGLVDGKLQWDSAEEFASFCAESAPDPDGPVPDWKMETLFISGQTAVVVVRDRWGNRQFHDSLILLKDKGRWQIVFKAFHGLG; via the coding sequence ATGGATGAGGAAGAACGCGCAATACACGCAGTCGTGGAGACCTACGTAGCCGGCTTCAACCGCGGCAACAAACAACTTCTCCTGCACGCATTGCACCCGCGTTTTGTCTCATCGGGGCTCGTTGATGGCAAACTTCAATGGGACAGTGCGGAGGAGTTCGCCTCATTCTGCGCAGAGTCAGCCCCCGACCCGGATGGCCCGGTCCCGGATTGGAAGATGGAAACACTCTTTATATCTGGGCAAACGGCTGTAGTGGTCGTTCGCGACAGATGGGGCAACCGCCAATTCCACGACAGCCTTATCCTGCTAAAGGATAAGGGGCGCTGGCAGATTGTCTTCAAGGCATTTCACGGTCTGGGATAG